A window of Mustela lutreola isolate mMusLut2 chromosome X, mMusLut2.pri, whole genome shotgun sequence genomic DNA:
GCCTGGAGAACTGAGACGGAGGATTTGGTAATGCAGTCCTCACTTTTAACACGAATGTCACGTGTCCTCCGTTGAACAAGTTGCCACTGTCCTCCCAAGCTGTAGCTACTGCTATATGGTGTGCAGTGAGGTAGGTGCTCCAACAAACGGCAGCCAACAGTGAAGAGTTTGTATCCCTACAGTCTGTTCACATGTTGGTATCCCTTCCCCAAAACTGAAAGGGATAGAGGAGATTTCTAATAACCCTTCAGAATGGAAGGGTAACTGCTCAATGGAGAACTTCGGAACCTATACGAGGCAGATCTCACTACTTACAGACATGTTGACAGAGAAGGTTCTGGGAAGGGATGAAAGCAGTGTGTTTTTACACAGGAGAATCTGATTTGTTGAAAGCATGACTTCTGGGGTAGGGGGAGCAGAGACAAGACCTGGAACACTGCTGCTCATGACGGGATACTAATAACTTGGGGTGGAGGGAAAAATAGGTCTATTTACAGCTTATGCCCCCAGCACAAAGCCACTAATAAGTACACGATGCTATTAAATATGTGATATGTAAACCAGAAAATGTGTGGTGGTTACTAAGGCACTGGCAAGTGATGACAGTTATTTGACTCCATAATCAAACACTACCTTTAagacattttcttgaattttccaCAGTACACCTCAAAAATGACTTTAAGATAAAGGAAGATAAGATGTAGTCCTCTTTCCGCTTAAGAAAACTTTCGTTCTCCCCTTGGTCATGTTCAGGGTCTCTTCTAAGCTGTTTTGTGGAAGACATGACACATTCAAGGCCTGCTAAATGATAATAGTTATTATTCTTCCACCATTGTTTCAACATATCCCCAGTGGTCGAAGTGTGTCTTATTTGGCCTCTTTAGTtccatgaaaaagaaatccagtggATGGGGTATTCAAAGACAAGCAATACCTAAACACATGTCCACAAGTAGCCACTGCTAAGATAACATTTTCAAAAAGCATTCTCTGTATGAACTGGTCAAGCTCTCTTTCCTTTTAAACTTGTTACAGTCTTTCAGTTAACCCAAGCTCACtttaaaatgtgtgaaaataGCACCTCCTGAAAGTGTGTTCTCATATGCTTTGGAGCAATGGAGCGTGAATAGTAAAACAGCCTTTGCCAAACTCATGTAACTGAACAGGAGTGAATTTTTGCGTCCCATGACTTTGCAGAGCCAACCTATGTATCATTCCACGACTGGCTTTAATACATCATAGACACCcaagagaaggcagaaaagtCACAAATAAGTGACTCaaactaataaatatttcataggtttttttttttttttttacatggcaGTCTCTTTTAAATGAATCTGACTTCTTACCAAAAAACAAACGGGCTAAGTAAAGGTGTGGTTTTAGGATCTAAGCTCCTAGAATTAAAACTATgaaatttataaagatatttagaaaaatgttagtCTAGATGCTCTTTCATGCATTTTTATGACTAAATGCCCAAAGATGAACCAAGTCTGAACGAAAATGCACAGACCACAAGAGtggcaaaaatataaaactaagtaCATTTAAAGTATcaaagccaaagaaaacaaacaatacaaatttacaaTTTCCAGGACACTTTATTGCAATTTCCACTTtacatattaatttaatatttctagTCTAGGCAGAAGTGTTTATACTTATCCAGTAGTAGTCTAATCCCCTAAtctcacaaaatgaaaagaagcagTTTAAAAAGAACATCAATTCAGGTATTTATGATATGGGGACAAGGGGCACTTGTCTTAGCAAGGAAAGTGCTGGTGGTTTCCTCATAAGTTTCACTgaaatttttctctattatttctgtTGTTGTGATGCAAAGTACTCATAATAAAAACAATCGCCCTCTTTGTCATTCTGCCCTTCCTTGGGCTTTACATTCTGTCTAGCATTTAACTCAAAAAGTCAGTTTACACTCagtttacacattaaaaaaaaaaaaccatatgcCCCATCTCCCACACATCCAAATGGACGGGGTTTAGAATTAACCTGCTTTTAGCTGTAACAGTGctattttaaacaatttcaaCCACACTTGAAGGGTAAAATAAAAGTACAagccaaaagaaaacataaaaattcctACACACTTACTGTTGGATTAACTATTTCTCAAACCGTCGAGCCCAACATAGATTTCTAACAAGTGAAATCGACACAAAAGCGAATGCACGCTTCATATACAAACTGACACTCGTTCTATGGGGACAGCTCTCTTTGAATGAGCTATTACACAGAcggtggaatttaaaaaaaggggggggtctCACTCTTCCAATGTGAGAGAGCTGGCGGTGCGCTTCACTAGAAACACATTTTAATGGGTACGTTCGGATAAGAATAGGTAGTAAgggaaagtgtttaaaaaaaaaaaaaactcctcccTCCCCCGGGACACAAGGGAACCTGAAGGAAAAGACGGGTAACCTCATAAGCTCTGGAGCTAAGTTCCATCACTAGCCGAACAGAAGTTGGATAGTTGCTATTTTTCACCCTGCAGTGGGATAGTAACTCTCCCTGTGCAAGGTACGCGGGGCGGGAATACTGGCGGGGTTTTCACTTGGGGTAAATGGAAACCAAAGTGAGGAGAGGTCAACACCTTGAGTAATCCAGATCTCCAAAACCAGGGCGGTGGGGACGCGGGGTGgcgaaggaaagaagggaagggtcCAAACTCCTCGAAGTTATCGCAAAGAGAAAGCGAACACCTTTGGGAACCAGTAAGCCATCTCCTGTAGCAACACCCTGCTCCAAGTGTGGGGTGCCTGCCTCGGAGGGTAGAAAGCGCGGGGTGCCCTTACTTAGGTCGAGTGGCTCCGGGGAccggggcagagagaggggcaggggcagccgCCGGCGGGAAGGCGGACTCATACTTTGCTTCAACTCTGAGCCCCATCCCGAGCGCAAGAGAGAGAGCGGCGGAGGGCACGGTACTCACTAGGGCTCGTTGGTGAACCGGGGGGTCCGGGGCTGCTGGTATCCGTACAGGTGACAGTAGAGCACATCGAAGCAAAAGCAGCACATCTCCGCTGACACCACCATCTTCCGGGAGCCGGGCGATGAGGACGAGGCGGCGGGCGACAAGGAGGGCGAGGAAGAGGTGGCGGCGGCCGGGGTAGAAAGTAGGGTCCCCACTCCGCAGCTCGGAGGTGGCGACAGGGAAatccccccgccgccgccgccgcagccctGGGGGGGAGAGAGGGTACAGCCGCTGCCGCTACCTCCTCCGGCTAGACCTCCCAGCCCGTTGAGCCGCGTGCCGGCGCCTCCTAGTCCCAGCTCCCCAGCTCGGCACTGGCTCTCTCCGCtgcagtgggaggaggaggaggcgccACCACCGCCACCCGAGCCAGAGGGGGGCGAACTGGACAGTTTCTGCTTCTTCACCCCGCAGCAACCCGCCGCCATCTTGGAACAGTCTCCCCCACGCAGCGCTTCCGACCCATAAGTGAGGCGAGCTGGCGGCGGGGGCGAGCACGCTGCGGCCCCGGCCGCCGGGGGCGCGCCAGGGGCTCAcagggcgcgcgcgcgcgcgccgcTCCCTAGCCGGCCGCCCGGCCACGCGGCCGTCCCGCGCGCGCCCCAGCCGCGCGCGCCCTCGCCGCTCGGCACCTCGCGCCTGTCCCGCGGGGCTCGCGCCTCCTCCGAGGCGCAGCCTTGAGCTCTGTGTCCCTCAGAGGATGGATGAAAGACGGGAAGCCCagcagaaaggagggagaaggaaacgaGAACGCCAGGCAGAGAGTaggagcaaaggaaagagttggGCACgcccagggaggaagagaaaggaaaactagtgggggcggggggggggaaggaggggagaaagaagaaagtccGAAGTTAAGTATCCGAGTCCCAAAGCACAGCTCGATGACCGGCACTGCACATAGTGTTAGTGACATTTGAGCCGAGTTACGTGAAACCCGAGCCATCGGCCTCAAATACGCTGGTTTCTGAACTGCCGGAGCTGAGCAAGCAGGTGTTTGGAGCCCCACACCTGAGACCGCCCGTATAAACTATGTACAAAGCAGTCGGGGAAATGGCCACACTGCGGTCGCTTTAGTACCCATCTAAGCACGCACTTGGGGTTTTCCAAGACTATGGGAAAGAACAATACTCTTTCCTTAGTGGCAAATACTCAAGCCTGGTTGAATCTGTATCTCCCTTGTTCCCCCAActttctctgcctcccagccCCGTGCAAacgttttcaaaagaaaagaaaagaaaatcctaaccAACACCTCCCTAGTTCAAAGATGTTGATAGTGCTCTGAAACTTGCTGTGGTAGGTTATTGTCTTGTTtgtttgggattttgttttgggtggttttgtttgtttgtttgtttgtttttgcctggGGAGCAAAGCCATTAGAAATATATCTGTAGTCAGCACAGATCTTACAGGTAAATAGGGCAGGTGGTGCACTTAGTCACAAGTTGAAAGGTTTTGTTCAGGTATATAATTAGATAGTTCttagtattcatttaaaaaatttctcaatCAAAGAATGCTTGAATGAATGAGGAGGCGTGTGATTGAGTCAGTCCCATTCTGGGCACCTAAGACAAATCAAGTGTTAACATTCATAGAAATTAACCtgacagaaacagaaagtgtGAGTTATTTGCATTGTGTACACCGTACCAAAACATGTAGACAAAGGCAGGTGTCTGTAGTTTTGGAGGTATCAgaggattgattgatttttgtcaCCTTTGAGCCAAATGTGTGGGATTTGCAAATAGCTGAGGGCTGTTCATTCcactcaggaggaaaaaaaggtttATTCGTGCAATAAATATTAAGCCTGTGCACCATCCTATGCGCATGACACTGTGCTTATGTCGAAATAGGAAATATGCTTCCCACTCTCAAAGAGTTTATGAATTAAGTCAGATCCGTGTACACAATCCAATAAATATCTACTATTTATCGAGGCCTTTTCAGGTGCCGAGTACTATGCCTTGCCTTACCCCACGACCCCTCAAAATAATATATTACCTCATTTGACCTTCAAAATAACCCTCTGAGGTTgctcatttacagatgaggaaattgaacctcagaagtaacttgcccaacatCACACACCTAGA
This region includes:
- the AMMECR1 gene encoding nuclear protein AMMECR1 isoform X2, with amino-acid sequence MAAGCCGVKKQKLSSSPPSGSGGGGGASSSSHCSGESQCRAGELGLGGAGTRLNGLGGLAGGGSGSGCTLSPPQGCGGGGGGISLSPPPSCGVGTLLSTPAAATSSSPSLSPAASSSSPGSRKMVVSAEMCCFCFDVLYCHLYGYQQPRTPRFTNEPYALKDSRFPPMTRDELPRLFCSVSLLTNFEDVCDYLDWEVGVHGIRIEFINEKGSKRTATYLPEVAKEQGWDHIQTIDSLLRKGGYKAPITNEFRKTIKLTRYRSEKMTLSYAEYLAHRQHHHFQNGIGHPLPPYNHYS